One segment of Triticum aestivum cultivar Chinese Spring chromosome 2A, IWGSC CS RefSeq v2.1, whole genome shotgun sequence DNA contains the following:
- the LOC123184922 gene encoding dirigent protein 5-like gives MQGLAPSSKLSLTVVVVVFLLGMAGAAHGLTRVVANSPDEPCMNMTLYYHDILYNGNNTANATTAAATKPTALATTYWKNSTYFGALMVFNDPMTVGRALPLAGEEPAARAQGFYFYDKQTRDFSVVSGTGDFFMARGVATIRTDAIEGLYYFRLQMDIKLYECYV, from the exons ATGCAAGGCCTCGCGCCATCTTCCAAGCTGTCTCTGACCGTCGTGGTCGTGGTGTTTCTTCTGGGCATGGCGGGCGCCGCCCACGGCCTGACGAGGGTCGTCGCCAACAGCCCCGACGAGCCGTGCATGAACATGACGCTCTACTACCACGACATCCTCTACAACGGCAACAACACGGCGaacgcgacgacggcggcggccaccAAGCCGACGGCGCTGGCCACGACTTACTGGAAGAACAGCACCTACTTCGGCGCGCTGATGGTGTTCAACGACCCCATGACGGTGGGGAGGGCGCTGCCCCTGGCCGGGGAGGAGCCGGCGGCGCGCGCTCAGGGGTTCTACTTCTACGATAAGCAG ACGCGGGATTTCTCCGTCGTCAGCGGCACCGGCGACTTCTTCATGGCGCGCGGCGTCGCAACCATCCGCACCGATGCCATCGAGGGCCTCTACTACTTCCGCCTGCAGATGGACATCAAGCTCTACGAGTGCTACGTCTGA